The following is a genomic window from Salinibacterium sp. UTAS2018.
GCCCCCGAGGATGGAAGTCCTGACGTGTTCGCCCACTACTCGGCCATCGCAACAAATGGCTACAAGTCGCTCGACGAAAACCAAAAGGTTGAGTTTGACATCACACAGGGACCCAAGGGTCCCCAGGCGGAGAACATCCGCCCCCTCTGATCTTGATAGTTCAGTAATGAAGACGCCCCCGGTTCTATACCGGGGGCGTTTTCTTGTTAAGAGCGAAGCCCACACTGGCGAGCACGCGGTATCCACGACTTCTCTTCAGCCTCAGCGCCTCAGCGCCTCGGAGAGCTCTCAGAGTGACGAAACGCCGCTACTACGAGTGGATGCCTTTGCGCAGGTAATCGATGCGGGTCTGCAGCTGTGTCACAGTGGCCTGGGCGACCGCAGGACCGCCACACACGCGGCGGAGCTCCGCGTGGATTAGTCCGTGCGGCTCATTAGAAAGCTTTGCCCTGCGGCCTACGAGGTTGTTCAGCAGAGTTCGCTGCTCTTTGAGCGTGCGGTACAGCGGAGCAGGTTGTTCGGCTTTCGGTCGGCTTTCGGCACGCTTTGATTGCCGTTTCTGACGCTGCATGAGCAGTTCGCGTACTTGCTCGGGCTCCAGAATTCCGGGAAGCCCAATGAAGTCGAGCTCTTCGTCACTGCCGGGCTCGGCGGCGAAGCCGAATTCAGCACCATCGAATAGCACGCGGTCGAAGTTTGCTTCTGATTCAAGCGCCTCCCACGTAAATTCGTCTGCGAGTTCGTCACTCGTCTTCTCTTCGCGGTTTTCCGCGTCAAGAAGGCTGTCGTCAAGCAGTTCATCGCCGGTCTCTTTGCGATCGAGCGCGTGATCACGTTCTTTCTCGAGCTTGCCAGCCAAGTTCATGAGGTTTGGAACACTCGGTAAGAAGATCGACGCGGTCTCACCACGCCGACGGGTGCGCACGAAACGGCCGACAGCCTGAGCGAAGTAAAGCGGGGTGGATGCCGACGTCGCGTAAACGCCAACGGCTAACCGAGGAACATCGACGCCCTCGGACACCATGCGAACCGCCACCATCCAGCGGCTATCGCTTTCAGCGAAGGTCTCGATGCGCGACGATGACTCTTTCTCATCAGAGAGAACGATTGTCGCCGACTCCCCCGTGATTTCTTTGATGAGTGCGGCGTAGGCGCGCGCCGCGAGCTGGTCTGTTGCAATGACAAGCCCACCGGCATCGGGAACAGAATGGCGGATCTCGCTAAGTCGGCGATCCGCGGCTCGCAGAACGGCCGGCATCCACTCACCTTTGGGATCAAGTGCCGTGCGCCATGCTTGCGCCGTGACGTCTTTTGTGTCGCCTTCACCGAGGCGAGCTTCCATCTCGTCACCCATACGGGTGCGCCACTTCATCTTGCCGGCGTACGCCATGAAGATCACAGGGCGAACAACGCCGTCTTCGAGCGCGCGCCCGTAGCCATAGCTGTAGTCGGTGACTGACGTGCGGATGCCCTCATGATTGGGCGCGTAAGTGACGAACGGAATGGGGGCGGTGTCGCTACGGAAGGGGGTTCCCGTAAGAGAAAGCCGACGGGTGGCGCGGCCGAAAGCAGTGTGGATCGCGTCGCCCCAGCTGAGGGCGTCACCACCGTGGTGTACCTCATCGAGAATTACTAGGGTGCGGGCGGAGTCAGTGATTTCTTGGTGGAATGACGCTTTCATCGCGACTTGCGCGTACGTGACGGCGACGCCGTGAAAACGACGGCCTCCCCATGCATCGCCGTTGGAGAACGAGGGGTTGAGGCGCAATCCGACACGGTTGGCGGCATCTGCCCACTGGCGTTTGAGGTGATCGGTCGGTGCAACAACGGTGACGCGATCGATCTCGCGGCGGGCGATGAGCTCAACGGCCAACCGCAGCGCGAAGGTCGTCTTTCCTGCGCCCGGTGTTGCTGCCGCGAGAAAGTCGCGCGGTTCTTTCTCGAAGTACAGGTCGAGAGCTTCGGCCTGCCACGCACGCAGTTTCGACGCGGTTCCGCGGGCGGCGCGCTCGGGGTACGACGGCGAGAGATGTTCCGCAGCGAAGGTGCCCACGGTGGGGGCTGGCAATGGAGTACTCACTTGATAAGACTTTACCGTTCACTTCTGACAGCCGCGGTCGGGCAAGCTGCATTTCGACGAGGAGGGAGGGATTCGCGGCGAGAGCTAGTCGCGTTGTCCGAGCCGGGGCCGCTCTGATCGTTGGGAGCCGAGCAGCCGGGCGGGGCCGATAGCGCCGGTGCCGAACCGAGCGGATGCCGCCTCCATGGCCTCTTCGGCATCCCGCCAACCATCGGTCGTATCCCACAAACTTATCTGCCCGCCTCCGGGTTCGACGAGTTGCTCACCGCGCACGCCAACGAGACGCACCGGGCGGCCCTCGCGCGCAAAGTCAGCGTAAATGTCGCGCACGGTCTCGTACAATGTGCGGCCGAGGTCGGTGGGGTCGGCAAGCTTACGCGATCGAGTAATGGTGCTGAAGTCCTCGAAGCGCAGTTTCAGCACGACGGTGCGGGCTTCCACTCCACCAGCCCGCAACCGGGCGGCGACTTTTCCACAGAGCCGAAGCAGTTCACGACGGATCTCGTCGGCATCGAGCACGTTGTATTCGAACGTGGTCTCGTGACCCACGCTTTTCTCGGCCGCTCGTTCGACAACGGGTCGAGGGTCATTGCCCCAAGCGAGATTGTGCAGCTTAACCGCTCCTGCGTCGCCGACGGCGCGCGTCAGAGTGTCTCGGTCGGCGTGCGCGACATGCGCGATGGTCGTTAGCCCGCGCTGCTGAAGGGCCTCTGCAGTCTTGCCGCCGACGCCCCAGAGCGCTGAAATGGGAAGGGGGTGAAGAAAAGCGACGGTCTTATCTGCCGGGATAACCAGAAGTCCATCGGGCTTTGAAAGCCCGGAAGCCACTTTTGCTACGTACTTCGACGCGGCGGCTCCGACCGAGCACACCAGCCCTGTTTCTTCGAAAACGCGCGTGCGTAGCAACGTGGCAACTTCACTAGGCGAACCATAGATCGCGCGAGCCCCGGCGACATCCAGAAAGGCCTCGTCGATGCCGAGGCGCTCGACTTTGGGGGTGAGCTGGTCGCAGATGTCGAAGACGACCGACGAGAAGTGCTGGTACCGCTCAAAATGTGGCTCGAGCACGATGGCCTGAGGGCACCGGCGTAGCGCCAGCGCCATGGGCATAGCCGAGTTCACACCGAACTTGCGAGCCTCATAGGTGGCGGCGGTGACGACTGACCGCACGGAGTTGTGGCCGACAATCACGGGCTTACCCACGAGCTCCGGATGGTCAAGCAGTTCTACAGATGCGAAGAACGCATCCATGTCAACGTGAAGGATCGTGGCGGTGCTGTCATCGACGCCCGGTTCGCTCACCTGCCGTCTGCGACCGTCTTGCTTTCCCATATCTTTATTGTCTCAGGTGCCGCCGACGTTCGAGCTCTGGCCCGACCGCTCCGACGGGTGACAAACTCCGTGGGGACA
Proteins encoded in this region:
- the dinB gene encoding DNA polymerase IV, whose amino-acid sequence is MGKQDGRRRQVSEPGVDDSTATILHVDMDAFFASVELLDHPELVGKPVIVGHNSVRSVVTAATYEARKFGVNSAMPMALALRRCPQAIVLEPHFERYQHFSSVVFDICDQLTPKVERLGIDEAFLDVAGARAIYGSPSEVATLLRTRVFEETGLVCSVGAAASKYVAKVASGLSKPDGLLVIPADKTVAFLHPLPISALWGVGGKTAEALQQRGLTTIAHVAHADRDTLTRAVGDAGAVKLHNLAWGNDPRPVVERAAEKSVGHETTFEYNVLDADEIRRELLRLCGKVAARLRAGGVEARTVVLKLRFEDFSTITRSRKLADPTDLGRTLYETVRDIYADFAREGRPVRLVGVRGEQLVEPGGGQISLWDTTDGWRDAEEAMEAASARFGTGAIGPARLLGSQRSERPRLGQRD
- a CDS encoding cold-shock protein, with the protein product MALGTVKWFNAEKGFGFIAPEDGSPDVFAHYSAIATNGYKSLDENQKVEFDITQGPKGPQAENIRPL
- a CDS encoding DEAD/DEAH box helicase, with amino-acid sequence MSTPLPAPTVGTFAAEHLSPSYPERAARGTASKLRAWQAEALDLYFEKEPRDFLAAATPGAGKTTFALRLAVELIARREIDRVTVVAPTDHLKRQWADAANRVGLRLNPSFSNGDAWGGRRFHGVAVTYAQVAMKASFHQEITDSARTLVILDEVHHGGDALSWGDAIHTAFGRATRRLSLTGTPFRSDTAPIPFVTYAPNHEGIRTSVTDYSYGYGRALEDGVVRPVIFMAYAGKMKWRTRMGDEMEARLGEGDTKDVTAQAWRTALDPKGEWMPAVLRAADRRLSEIRHSVPDAGGLVIATDQLAARAYAALIKEITGESATIVLSDEKESSSRIETFAESDSRWMVAVRMVSEGVDVPRLAVGVYATSASTPLYFAQAVGRFVRTRRRGETASIFLPSVPNLMNLAGKLEKERDHALDRKETGDELLDDSLLDAENREEKTSDELADEFTWEALESEANFDRVLFDGAEFGFAAEPGSDEELDFIGLPGILEPEQVRELLMQRQKRQSKRAESRPKAEQPAPLYRTLKEQRTLLNNLVGRRAKLSNEPHGLIHAELRRVCGGPAVAQATVTQLQTRIDYLRKGIHS